A stretch of the Sorangium aterium genome encodes the following:
- a CDS encoding AgmX/PglI C-terminal domain-containing protein, with translation MPRALLRSRAALAAIAALVPALLSCADSPSPPATPASLSRGPGPAAPRALPAAPAFAVAARRAEAAPFRLTAADGTGLRLVALTGRAVIEAPLALAELHLTFENPEDRVLEGTFSVTLPPGASVGRLAMKIDDRWQEGEVVELQRAREAYEDFLHRKQDPALLEQAAGNEVSARVFPIPARGVKHIVLSYSQELRPGAPFTVPLRGLPTVSRLDIEATVAGAAAPVHALRRNDAAPEADFVVDPARLTSIEGRGGLRSGELVLARVNAPVDARPDPLASAVILVDTSASRALGLEEQLGALAALARAVAQAGGPGAPLTVACYDQAVTPVFDGAASAFGEVEIARIRDRQALGASDLGRALRWAGERARARGQRRVVLLSDGIATAGEVAPGALRGAAAALRGAGVERLDAVALGGLRDEAALRQLVAAGLPRDGAVVDGARGAAEIERRLGSATRSGIAVNIEGARWVWPRTLNGVQPGDEALVYAEVPAALPVRLTVDGRTTTPDLRGVERPLLERSWARAKIDGLLAREGAGGDQDAIRKQIIDLSIAHRVLSPYTALLVLETEHDYARFDIARRGLSDILTVEGGRVAVQRRSRSQAGKPSAPAPATGPVAGASPGERAEVATEQSADVSPGGSAALRPPPAPPAPPAGADARYAFLKEGPAPAGASGLGLSGVGEGGGGRGEGIGLGAIGSIGHGSGAAAPAPSAASATSTGQGFGSGHGRLAGSHRTRAPQVRMGATQVSGRLPPEVIQRIVRQNFGRFRLCYERGLQRDEGLQGRVTVRFTIDPSGALANARDGGSDLPDSATVSCVVRAFRDLTFPAPEGGSVDVVYPILFTPPPDAAPAPDAPDGAAPPRSEPYTGRFKQINDTLARGDAPAAVRDARAWRAEVPGDVLALVALGEALEAAGDTPGAARAYGSLIDLFPARADLRRFAGARLERLAGGAGLELAVDTYEKAREQRPDHPASHRLLAFARLKRGEHAAAFDALEAGIARRYPPGRFSGVEGILREDLGLVAAAWLKAEPARRAAILARLAKAGAALEDAPSLRFVLNWETDANDVDFHIRDDRGGHAYYGDPTLPGGGHLYADVTTGYGPECFTIRAPREQRASRYTLQAHYYARGPMGYGMGKLQIVDHDGKGGLTFDERPFVVMTDGAFVELGAVTR, from the coding sequence GTGCCTAGAGCCCTCCTCCGCAGCCGCGCTGCGCTCGCCGCGATCGCCGCCCTCGTCCCTGCCCTCCTCAGCTGCGCCGACAGCCCCTCGCCGCCCGCCACGCCCGCCTCGCTCTCGCGCGGGCCGGGCCCAGCCGCGCCGCGCGCCCTGCCCGCCGCGCCGGCCTTCGCCGTCGCAGCGCGCCGCGCCGAGGCCGCGCCGTTCCGGCTCACCGCCGCGGACGGCACCGGGCTGCGCCTCGTCGCGCTCACCGGCCGCGCGGTGATCGAGGCGCCGCTCGCGCTCGCCGAGCTGCACCTCACCTTCGAGAACCCCGAGGATCGCGTGCTCGAGGGCACCTTCAGCGTGACGCTGCCGCCCGGCGCGAGCGTCGGGCGACTCGCCATGAAGATCGACGATCGGTGGCAGGAGGGCGAGGTCGTCGAGCTCCAGCGCGCGCGCGAGGCGTACGAGGATTTCCTCCACCGCAAGCAGGACCCTGCGCTGCTCGAGCAGGCGGCGGGCAACGAGGTGAGCGCGCGGGTCTTCCCCATCCCGGCGCGCGGCGTGAAGCACATCGTCCTGTCGTACTCCCAGGAGCTCCGCCCGGGCGCGCCCTTCACGGTCCCCTTGCGCGGCCTGCCCACGGTGAGCCGCCTCGACATCGAGGCCACCGTCGCCGGCGCCGCCGCGCCCGTCCACGCGCTGCGCCGGAACGACGCGGCGCCCGAGGCCGATTTCGTGGTGGATCCCGCGCGGCTCACGTCGATCGAGGGGCGCGGCGGCCTGCGCAGCGGAGAGCTCGTGCTCGCCCGCGTGAACGCTCCGGTGGACGCGCGGCCCGATCCGCTCGCGTCCGCGGTGATCCTCGTGGACACGAGCGCCTCGCGCGCGCTCGGGCTCGAGGAGCAGCTCGGCGCGCTCGCGGCCCTCGCGCGGGCGGTCGCGCAGGCAGGCGGCCCGGGCGCGCCGCTCACCGTCGCCTGCTACGACCAGGCCGTCACCCCCGTCTTCGACGGCGCGGCGTCGGCGTTCGGCGAGGTCGAGATCGCGCGCATCCGCGATCGGCAGGCGCTCGGCGCCTCGGATCTCGGGCGCGCGCTCCGCTGGGCCGGCGAACGCGCGCGCGCCCGCGGCCAGCGGCGCGTCGTGCTGCTCTCCGACGGCATCGCGACGGCGGGTGAGGTCGCGCCGGGCGCGCTGCGCGGCGCCGCGGCGGCGCTGCGGGGCGCGGGGGTCGAGCGGCTCGACGCGGTCGCGCTCGGCGGCCTCCGCGACGAGGCCGCGCTGCGGCAGCTCGTCGCGGCCGGCCTGCCCCGCGACGGCGCCGTGGTCGACGGCGCGCGCGGCGCCGCCGAGATCGAGCGGCGCCTCGGCTCGGCCACGCGCTCGGGGATCGCGGTGAACATCGAGGGCGCGCGCTGGGTCTGGCCCCGCACCCTGAACGGCGTGCAGCCCGGCGACGAGGCGCTCGTCTACGCCGAGGTGCCGGCCGCGCTGCCCGTCCGGCTCACGGTCGACGGCCGCACAACGACGCCCGACCTCCGCGGCGTGGAGCGCCCGCTGCTCGAGCGCTCGTGGGCCCGGGCGAAGATCGACGGCCTCCTCGCCCGAGAGGGCGCCGGGGGCGACCAGGACGCGATCCGCAAGCAGATCATCGATCTCTCGATCGCGCACCGGGTGCTCAGCCCGTACACCGCGCTGCTCGTGCTGGAGACCGAGCACGACTACGCGCGCTTCGACATCGCCCGGCGAGGGCTCTCCGACATCCTGACCGTGGAGGGCGGCCGCGTCGCCGTGCAGAGGCGCTCGCGGTCGCAGGCCGGGAAGCCGTCGGCCCCCGCGCCGGCCACCGGCCCGGTCGCCGGCGCTTCGCCTGGCGAGCGCGCCGAGGTTGCCACTGAGCAGAGCGCCGACGTTTCCCCTGGCGGGAGCGCTGCCCTGCGCCCTCCCCCCGCGCCGCCGGCGCCTCCTGCCGGCGCGGACGCCCGATATGCCTTCCTCAAGGAGGGGCCCGCGCCGGCGGGCGCCAGCGGGCTCGGGCTGTCGGGCGTCGGCGAGGGCGGCGGCGGTCGCGGCGAGGGCATCGGCCTCGGCGCGATCGGCTCCATCGGCCACGGCAGCGGGGCCGCGGCGCCCGCGCCGAGCGCCGCGTCGGCCACGAGCACCGGCCAGGGCTTCGGCAGCGGGCACGGCCGCCTCGCAGGCAGCCACCGGACCAGGGCGCCGCAGGTCCGCATGGGCGCAACCCAGGTGAGCGGCCGCCTCCCGCCGGAGGTGATCCAGCGCATCGTCCGCCAGAACTTCGGCCGCTTCCGCCTCTGCTACGAGCGCGGGCTCCAGCGCGACGAGGGCTTGCAAGGACGCGTCACCGTGCGCTTCACCATCGACCCGAGCGGCGCGCTCGCCAACGCGCGCGACGGCGGCTCCGATCTGCCCGACAGCGCCACGGTCTCCTGCGTGGTCCGCGCCTTCCGCGACCTCACCTTCCCCGCGCCCGAGGGCGGCAGCGTCGACGTGGTGTACCCGATCCTGTTCACGCCGCCCCCGGACGCCGCGCCCGCGCCCGACGCGCCCGACGGCGCCGCGCCCCCTCGATCGGAGCCGTATACCGGCCGCTTCAAGCAGATCAACGACACCCTCGCCCGGGGCGACGCGCCGGCCGCGGTGCGCGACGCCCGGGCCTGGCGCGCCGAGGTCCCCGGTGACGTGCTCGCGCTCGTGGCGCTCGGCGAGGCGCTCGAGGCGGCGGGCGACACGCCGGGCGCCGCCCGCGCGTATGGCTCGCTCATCGATCTGTTCCCGGCGCGCGCGGACCTCCGCCGCTTCGCCGGCGCGCGCCTCGAGCGGCTCGCGGGTGGCGCCGGCCTGGAGCTCGCGGTCGACACGTACGAGAAGGCGCGCGAGCAGCGCCCCGATCACCCCGCGAGCCACCGCTTGCTCGCGTTCGCCCGCCTCAAGCGGGGCGAGCACGCCGCCGCCTTCGACGCCCTCGAGGCGGGCATCGCGCGCCGCTACCCGCCGGGGCGCTTCTCGGGCGTGGAGGGCATCCTGCGCGAGGATCTCGGCCTGGTCGCCGCGGCGTGGCTCAAGGCGGAGCCCGCACGCCGGGCGGCCATCCTGGCCCGGCTCGCGAAGGCCGGCGCCGCGCTCGAAGACGCGCCCTCGCTCCGCTTCGTGCTGAACTGGGAGACCGACGCCAACGACGTCGACTTCCACATCCGGGACGACCGCGGCGGCCACGCCTATTACGGCGACCCGACGCTGCCAGGCGGCGGGCACCTCTACGCCGACGTGACCACCGGCTACGGCCCCGAGTGCTTCACCATCCGCGCGCCCCGGGAGCAGCGGGCCAGCCGGTACACCCTGCAGGCGCACTACTACGCGCGCGGGCCGATGGGCTATGGCATGGGCAAGCTGCAGATCGTCGACCACGACGGCAAGGGCGGCCTGACCTTCGACGAGCGCCCCTTCGTGGTCATGACGGACGGAGCGTTCGTGGAGCTCGGCGCCGTCACGCGCTGA
- a CDS encoding Gfo/Idh/MocA family protein — protein sequence MSTSAQGPEPNQSLTPVRWGVLGASTFALTVSLPGMKRGPLTQLAALASRDIDKARDAARSLGIPKAYGSYDELLEDPEIEAVYNPLPNHLHVKWTARAARAGKHVLCEKPIALSAKDAEALVDVQRETGRLIAEAFMIRNHPQWQQARDWVRGGQIGDLVSVQAAFSYFNRDATNIRNKKEVGGGALYDIGCYALNTSRFLFGREPVRAIGLVERDPEFGTDRLTSGLLDYGGAHLTFTCSTQAVAYQRVNALGTKGRIEIEVPFNAPADQPCKVFLDDGSTLNCSSARVTSFPAVDQYHLQSEAFSRAIRTGSPVENPIEVAVGNMRVIDALFRSAESGRWERV from the coding sequence ATGTCCACATCTGCCCAAGGTCCCGAGCCCAACCAATCCCTCACCCCCGTGCGCTGGGGCGTCCTCGGGGCGAGCACCTTCGCGTTGACGGTGAGCCTGCCCGGCATGAAGCGGGGGCCCCTGACCCAGCTCGCCGCGCTGGCGTCGCGTGACATCGACAAGGCGCGCGACGCCGCGCGGTCGCTCGGGATCCCGAAGGCGTACGGCAGCTACGATGAGCTGCTCGAGGATCCGGAGATCGAGGCCGTCTACAACCCGCTGCCCAACCACCTGCACGTGAAGTGGACGGCGCGCGCGGCCCGCGCCGGCAAGCACGTCCTGTGCGAGAAGCCGATCGCGCTCAGCGCGAAGGACGCCGAGGCGCTTGTCGACGTCCAGCGCGAGACGGGCAGGCTGATCGCCGAGGCGTTCATGATCCGCAACCACCCGCAGTGGCAGCAGGCCAGGGACTGGGTGAGAGGCGGCCAGATCGGCGACCTTGTCAGCGTCCAGGCGGCGTTCTCGTACTTCAACCGCGACGCCACCAACATCCGCAACAAGAAGGAAGTCGGGGGCGGCGCGCTCTACGACATCGGCTGCTACGCGTTGAACACGTCGCGCTTCCTGTTCGGACGGGAGCCCGTGCGGGCGATCGGTCTCGTCGAGCGTGATCCCGAGTTCGGCACCGATCGCTTGACCTCGGGCCTGCTCGACTACGGCGGCGCGCACCTGACGTTCACGTGCAGCACGCAGGCGGTGGCCTACCAGCGCGTGAACGCGCTCGGTACCAAGGGCCGCATCGAGATCGAGGTTCCGTTCAACGCCCCCGCCGACCAGCCGTGCAAGGTCTTCCTCGATGACGGCTCGACGCTGAACTGCAGCTCGGCCAGGGTCACCTCGTTCCCCGCCGTCGACCAGTACCACCTGCAGAGCGAGGCGTTCTCGCGCGCCATCCGCACGGGCAGCCCGGTCGAGAATCCGATCGAGGTCGCGGTCGGCAACATGCGGGTCATCGACGCGCTCTTCCGCTCCGCCGAGAGCGGGCGGTGGGAGAGGGTCTAG
- a CDS encoding PEP/pyruvate-binding domain-containing protein: MTERSPSNHHVHPWSQPRAGAALLSLALGVGCSGEVQKPPPEPEVCDFELPVAAAPALSGDLRINEVMTGNDGAWVDEVGETDDFIELINIGQRALDLGEYSVSDKSGKATPLPRMTIEPGRGVLLWADDTPEQGPLHLPFKLSNSGARVALWSASCQLADLVNVPELPRSESYARLPDGTGELSICRYATPDRENGETCGPPDPPNLDDSIRFAPFQWPEPFPAIAGPLVISELSLRPAGFVEVLNASGAPVALDGFALRLAALSPGQALPGADAGALLAWPEPSATLAPGERVSVPVSASETADLEASPEFEGVATLWREDTPEPSDRVDFMAWPEGASLARVPDATGAPRFCGAASPGAANEGCAELPGRELASGRAHRLETAADFAELAEGGTAVGELGVKFVVDMAANDTVHLLSTRQWALHYTWVREQIRKEPHLDRCDPEQAAEFNVGWGLFSQTEYFRSEGRRYLLGTLVEHTNGAKTVEFSPGDQIVGEQMRRAFFAAMKAVPDPEAWAIRPTEGRQIIELRKIEGTAPIVGPNAPYKGLTYQSLNPAEGFGTLTFVPARDLESAELGPNVIVVTDDVPNETAFMGGLITEAFQTPLAHVNVLARGRGTPNMALRGARDDERLKALFGKLVRLEVRASDFDIREATAQEADAYWEKRKPTGERLSPALDLSVRGIVPLDAAGYAMGDSIGSKAAGMAELYRVSGVGQYCPLDLLPLYVPPAAFAIPFSHYMDHFEASGAAELLAELEQDPEFRADPHAHAEGLTEVRARMLAHPVDPAILSEVKGAIKQRFGGDRVRLRSSSNTEDLATFNGAGLHTSTSGDLDAESSSIEDALRTVWSSLWNTRAYDEREFGHVDQARAAMAVLVHQAWQSERAQGVAISRNALDATRDSQYYINAQIGEASVTNPAPGVTSDEIVYTPPPRTIKAEYHTRSSLSRGRDVLSFPEIQRLGCVLESVHAHYRPLVDPKGENHLYAMQIEWKLIGPERRLLVKQARPYSFGTLNAPGDCREY, encoded by the coding sequence ATGACGGAGCGCTCACCCAGCAATCACCACGTTCATCCTTGGTCCCAGCCGCGCGCAGGGGCCGCCCTCTTGTCGCTCGCCCTCGGCGTCGGCTGTTCGGGCGAGGTCCAGAAGCCCCCGCCGGAGCCGGAGGTGTGCGACTTCGAGCTTCCTGTGGCCGCCGCGCCCGCGCTGAGCGGCGATCTCCGCATCAACGAGGTGATGACGGGCAACGACGGCGCCTGGGTCGATGAGGTCGGCGAGACGGACGACTTCATCGAGCTGATAAACATCGGCCAGCGCGCGCTCGATCTCGGGGAGTACTCGGTGAGCGACAAGTCCGGCAAGGCGACGCCGCTGCCGCGGATGACGATCGAGCCGGGGCGAGGGGTGCTGCTCTGGGCCGACGACACGCCGGAGCAGGGCCCGCTGCACCTGCCGTTCAAGCTCTCGAACTCGGGCGCGCGCGTGGCGCTGTGGTCGGCGTCGTGCCAGCTCGCCGACCTGGTGAATGTGCCGGAGCTGCCGCGGTCCGAGAGCTACGCGCGCTTGCCCGACGGCACGGGCGAGCTGTCGATCTGCCGCTATGCCACGCCCGACCGGGAGAACGGCGAGACCTGCGGTCCGCCGGATCCACCGAACCTCGACGACAGCATCCGCTTCGCGCCTTTCCAGTGGCCCGAGCCGTTCCCGGCCATCGCCGGGCCGCTGGTCATCTCCGAGCTCTCGCTGCGGCCCGCGGGGTTCGTCGAGGTCCTGAACGCGAGCGGCGCGCCCGTCGCGCTCGACGGCTTCGCGCTGCGCCTCGCGGCGCTCTCTCCGGGGCAAGCGCTGCCCGGCGCCGACGCGGGCGCGCTGCTCGCGTGGCCCGAGCCGTCCGCCACGCTCGCGCCCGGGGAGCGGGTGAGCGTCCCGGTGAGCGCGAGCGAGACGGCCGACCTCGAGGCCTCGCCCGAGTTCGAGGGCGTGGCGACGCTGTGGCGCGAGGACACGCCGGAGCCGAGCGATCGCGTCGACTTCATGGCCTGGCCCGAAGGCGCGTCGCTGGCCCGCGTGCCCGACGCCACCGGGGCGCCGCGCTTCTGCGGGGCTGCGAGCCCCGGCGCCGCGAACGAGGGCTGCGCCGAGCTCCCGGGGCGCGAGCTCGCGAGCGGGCGCGCGCACCGGCTGGAGACGGCCGCGGACTTCGCCGAGCTGGCCGAGGGCGGCACCGCGGTCGGCGAGCTCGGCGTCAAGTTCGTGGTCGACATGGCAGCGAACGACACGGTGCATCTCCTGAGCACGCGCCAGTGGGCGCTCCACTACACCTGGGTTCGCGAGCAGATCCGGAAGGAGCCGCACCTCGATCGCTGCGACCCGGAGCAAGCCGCGGAGTTCAACGTCGGCTGGGGGTTGTTCAGCCAGACCGAGTACTTCCGGTCCGAGGGCCGCCGCTACCTCCTCGGCACCCTGGTCGAGCACACCAACGGCGCCAAGACCGTCGAGTTCTCGCCCGGAGACCAGATCGTCGGAGAGCAGATGCGGCGCGCGTTCTTCGCGGCGATGAAGGCGGTGCCCGACCCGGAGGCGTGGGCGATACGGCCCACCGAAGGGCGCCAGATCATCGAGCTGCGGAAGATCGAAGGGACCGCGCCCATCGTGGGGCCGAACGCGCCGTACAAGGGGCTCACATACCAGTCGCTCAACCCGGCCGAGGGCTTTGGCACGCTGACGTTCGTCCCGGCGCGCGATCTGGAGTCGGCCGAGCTCGGACCGAACGTGATCGTGGTGACCGACGACGTGCCGAACGAGACCGCGTTCATGGGCGGCCTCATCACAGAAGCTTTCCAGACGCCGCTGGCGCACGTGAACGTGCTGGCGCGCGGCCGGGGCACGCCGAACATGGCCCTGCGCGGCGCGCGCGACGACGAGCGCCTCAAGGCCCTTTTCGGCAAGCTGGTGCGGCTCGAGGTGCGCGCGTCGGACTTCGACATCCGCGAGGCCACCGCGCAGGAGGCGGACGCTTACTGGGAGAAGCGCAAGCCGACCGGCGAGCGGCTGTCGCCGGCGCTCGACCTCTCCGTGCGCGGGATCGTGCCGCTCGACGCCGCGGGCTACGCCATGGGCGACAGCATCGGCTCCAAGGCGGCAGGCATGGCCGAGCTGTACCGCGTGAGCGGCGTGGGGCAGTATTGCCCGCTCGACCTGCTGCCGCTGTACGTGCCGCCCGCCGCGTTCGCGATCCCGTTCTCGCACTACATGGACCATTTCGAGGCGAGCGGCGCGGCGGAGCTCCTGGCCGAGCTCGAGCAGGATCCCGAGTTCCGCGCCGATCCGCACGCGCACGCCGAGGGCCTGACCGAGGTGCGGGCGAGGATGCTTGCGCACCCGGTGGACCCCGCGATCTTGAGCGAGGTCAAGGGCGCGATCAAACAGCGCTTCGGCGGAGACCGCGTGCGCCTGCGCAGCAGCAGCAACACCGAGGATCTCGCGACCTTCAACGGCGCGGGCCTGCACACGTCGACGAGCGGCGACCTGGACGCCGAGTCGAGCTCCATCGAGGACGCGCTGCGCACGGTCTGGTCGAGCCTGTGGAACACGCGCGCTTACGACGAGCGCGAGTTCGGCCACGTCGACCAGGCGCGCGCGGCCATGGCCGTGCTGGTGCACCAGGCCTGGCAATCGGAGCGCGCGCAGGGCGTGGCCATCAGCCGCAACGCGCTCGACGCCACCCGCGACAGCCAGTACTACATCAACGCGCAGATCGGGGAAGCCTCGGTCACCAACCCCGCGCCCGGCGTGACCAGCGACGAGATCGTGTACACGCCGCCGCCTCGCACGATCAAGGCGGAGTACCACACGCGTTCGAGCCTGTCGCGCGGGCGCGACGTGCTGTCGTTCCCGGAGATCCAGCGGCTCGGGTGCGTGCTCGAGTCCGTCCACGCTCATTACCGGCCGCTGGTGGACCCGAAGGGGGAGAACCATCTCTACGCGATGCAGATCGAATGGAAGCTGATCGGCCCGGAGCGCCGGCTGCTGGTCAAGCAGGCGCGGCCCTACAGCTTCGGCACGCTGAACGCGCCCGGCGACTGCCGCGAATACTAG
- a CDS encoding lanthionine synthetase C family protein — protein MLHEPERHEALASVAWDEGVARDAIEDIVRDTEGRFSEDAYWPLHPKDVEPGDDPSQPALPLYHGAAGVIWALRYLHQVGAAPGARRTTEQLDALLLRNRAWLASMPGNESAAFMMGDTPILLMAQGERPTDERADRLAALIEGNLDHPARELMWGAPGTMLAASFLHERFGDARWAELFRRTAARLWSQLQWSDEHGCHHWSQDLYGRRSTYLDAVHGFVATARALLHGRRLLDAGDWAAWEQVIATTIGRTATREGRMASWPAQLALQGDAPYPRLMQFCHGAPGFVICLAELPGPTLDELLLAAGEATWAAGPLCKGSNLCHGTGGNGYAFLTLHARTGDALWLHRARAFAMHGILQTKEDARRYGQLRYSLWTGDLGFAIYLWDCIRAKPAFPTLDVFYPPA, from the coding sequence ATGCTGCACGAACCCGAGCGCCACGAGGCATTGGCGTCCGTCGCATGGGACGAGGGCGTCGCCCGCGACGCCATCGAGGACATCGTTCGCGACACCGAGGGGCGCTTCTCGGAAGACGCGTACTGGCCGCTGCACCCGAAGGACGTCGAGCCCGGCGACGACCCGAGCCAGCCGGCGCTGCCACTCTACCACGGCGCTGCAGGCGTCATCTGGGCGCTGCGCTACCTGCATCAGGTGGGAGCAGCGCCGGGCGCGAGGCGCACCACCGAGCAGCTCGACGCGCTCTTGCTTCGCAACCGCGCATGGCTGGCCTCGATGCCGGGTAATGAGAGCGCCGCGTTCATGATGGGGGACACGCCCATCCTCCTGATGGCGCAGGGCGAGCGGCCCACCGACGAGCGAGCCGACCGGCTCGCGGCGCTCATCGAGGGCAACCTCGACCACCCGGCGCGCGAGCTGATGTGGGGGGCGCCCGGCACCATGCTGGCCGCGTCGTTCCTGCACGAGCGCTTCGGCGACGCGCGCTGGGCCGAGCTCTTCCGCCGCACCGCCGCGCGCCTCTGGTCGCAGCTCCAGTGGTCCGACGAGCACGGCTGCCATCACTGGTCGCAGGACCTCTATGGCCGCCGGAGCACCTATCTCGACGCCGTCCACGGGTTCGTCGCGACCGCGCGCGCTCTCCTCCACGGCCGGCGCCTGCTGGACGCGGGCGACTGGGCAGCCTGGGAGCAGGTCATCGCCACCACGATCGGGCGGACAGCCACGCGAGAAGGCAGAATGGCCAGCTGGCCGGCGCAGCTGGCTTTACAAGGCGATGCCCCGTACCCCCGGCTCATGCAGTTCTGCCATGGCGCGCCCGGCTTCGTCATCTGTCTTGCCGAACTCCCCGGCCCCACGCTCGACGAGCTCCTCTTGGCCGCTGGCGAGGCGACGTGGGCGGCCGGCCCGCTTTGCAAAGGCTCGAACCTTTGCCATGGCACGGGCGGAAACGGCTACGCCTTCCTCACGCTCCACGCGCGCACGGGCGACGCGCTCTGGCTTCATCGCGCGCGCGCCTTCGCGATGCACGGCATCCTTCAGACGAAGGAGGACGCGCGCCGGTACGGACAGCTGCGCTACTCGCTCTGGACGGGCGATCTGGGGTTCGCGATCTACCTCTGGGACTGCATCCGCGCCAAACCAGCTTTCCCGACGCTCGATGTCTTCTATCCGCCCGCGTAG
- a CDS encoding SDR family oxidoreductase, with protein sequence MNGKVCIVTGGNTGIGKETARGLAQRGAKVVLACRDTGRGESARDDIARSTGRKDVEVIALDLGSKASIRAFGERFRAAHERLDVLVNNAGVWRNSRGTTEDGIEATFGVNHVGTWLLTQDLLPLLKKSAPSRIVVLSSKLHYRGRMDWEDLQFERRKYGTTAAYAQSKLANVLFTKALARRLEGTGVTVNAVHPGVVRTDLMRDYPKLLVKLFNLFLLTPERGAECSLHVATAPELAGVTGEYFEKSRIKPAAAEALDEAAQERLWALTEALAA encoded by the coding sequence ATGAACGGGAAGGTCTGCATCGTCACCGGCGGCAACACGGGCATTGGCAAGGAGACGGCCCGCGGCCTCGCTCAGCGCGGCGCGAAGGTGGTGCTGGCGTGCCGCGACACTGGCAGAGGGGAGTCGGCGCGCGACGACATCGCCCGCTCCACCGGCCGCAAGGACGTGGAGGTGATCGCGCTGGATCTCGGGAGCAAGGCGAGCATCCGCGCCTTCGGCGAGCGCTTCCGCGCGGCGCACGAGCGCCTGGACGTCCTGGTGAACAACGCCGGGGTGTGGCGGAACTCGCGCGGCACGACCGAGGACGGGATCGAGGCGACGTTCGGGGTGAACCACGTGGGGACGTGGCTGCTCACGCAGGACCTCCTCCCGCTCCTGAAGAAGAGCGCGCCGTCGCGGATCGTCGTCCTGTCCTCGAAGCTGCATTACCGCGGCCGGATGGACTGGGAGGACCTGCAGTTCGAGCGGCGGAAGTACGGCACGACCGCGGCGTACGCCCAGTCGAAGCTCGCGAACGTGCTCTTCACCAAGGCGCTGGCCCGACGGCTCGAGGGTACCGGCGTCACGGTCAACGCCGTCCATCCGGGCGTGGTCAGGACGGACTTGATGCGCGATTATCCAAAGCTCCTTGTGAAGCTCTTCAACCTGTTCCTGCTCACGCCCGAGCGAGGGGCCGAGTGCTCGCTGCACGTGGCCACGGCGCCGGAGCTGGCCGGGGTGACGGGCGAGTACTTCGAGAAGAGCCGTATCAAGCCGGCGGCGGCGGAGGCGCTCGACGAGGCCGCGCAGGAGCGGCTCTGGGCCCTGACCGAGGCGCTGGCGGCGTAG